The region CGAGAACAAACAAACATCTCTAAATCAATTATACATCTTTAGTAGAATTGATTTTGAGTAAAAAAATAGTTGATTTGCTTGTTGGTTTATGTTTGAGCATATTTTCCTTTATAGGCGAGTTCTTCCAAAAATAAATTTGAGGTTAAAAGTAATGTTTGGTTCCAATTCCAGTTCTGAGTTTTAACTTAGAATCAATTCTAGAGGCAAAAATAATTTTCTCCATAAATATTGTGTTTGGTTCTGTGGTGACAAAATTGATTTTGGAAAATGTATATTATGGGTGAAATTGAATTGAATGTAAAATGATTTATGTTTGGGTTTGGACAAATTCATGTAAAAATGAGTTGAATAATAAATTTTAAAGCTAAAAAGCAATTGTAGATGCAAAGCTCCAGATTCTAACTTCAAGTTAGAATTAATTCTCTCAAGACAAAATTAGTTCTATGCGAGAACATCCAAACATGATAAAGTCAATTCTACTCATGTAGCTCTAGAATCAATTTTGTCTCCTCCAAAAGTAGAATCAAACATAAACGTGCCAAAATTAATTTTATGCTTTTAGAAACATTTTTGTTTGTAGAGAGTGAATGAAAACAAGCACTTATTTTGACTGCCCTTAATTCTTTCATTTCATTTGATGAAATGACTAATGAGTGAGgttttgtattttattttgataAAACTTAAGGATGCTGATGTTGTGTGTGACACGTGAGTTATTTCTATCAGGTTGCTTGAAGCTTCTACCATCTGAAAAACTTGAGCAACTAGAGATTCCTGTGGAAGAAGAATCTAGTTTACCTATTCGTGAAATCTTGTACATATCAGGGAATGATGCGTCTTTTGTAGGAGGCAATGCTACATTGTCTCAATTGCGTGCGGAGGATATAAGGTTTAATTTATTTACTGGAAATCAAACATTTGAGGAAAGAGATAGAAGTTTTGAGGTGAATAGTGCTGCTTAAATCATTTTCTACCAGAATAGTTTTAATCTCACATTTTTGGCTACTAGTTTTCACTACTTGACATGATTGGTTTATAGTTATATATACTGTAATATATGTAATATATAGTTTGGTTTGTTTCTTCATGATATAGGTGAAAGAAACTACAACGGTACATTGTGGGTTCTACAGTATGGATGGAGGGTTTAGGATATCTGATGAAGATAAAAGTTTCATGCAAGGTTGCAAAGTGGTGGTATCTACTTGTGCATTTGGTGGTGGAGATGATCTCTATCAACCAATTGGAATGTCACAAGCTTCGCTTAAGAAGGTTATTTAAGTAGTATGAGACTTTATTCTTACGTTTCTTAGAAGTCACTAATCTTATTTGCCAAATCTATTTAGTGGTATGCAGGTTTGCTATGTAGCATTCTGGGATGAAATCACACTAAAAGCACAGGAATTAGTGGGACGCAGAGTTGGTGACAATGGATTTATAGGAAAGTGGCGTGTTGTTGTCGTTCAGGATCTTCCTTTTTCTGATCAAAGGTTGAATGGTAAAATTCCAAAGGTATTAAATCTTTGATGCATGCCTCTCAGCCCTCTCTTCCTGTACATCATTTGCAACATCTTGATAATGATGTTTCATGTGCATAGCGGTCGTGTTGCTGCACTTTCGCATGCCCTACCAAAATCCTCTCATGCGATTCATGTTTTTTCCATTCGCTCTTATGTGAACCATGTACAAAATGGTTGTTGTCTTCATTAACTCCATGGACACACGCTCTATTATGTCAAGGATAAAATCTGATATATGCAAATGATGGTTTTACACGTCTTTTTGGGGAGGGGGGAACCTTCTTGATATAAAGCTTTTCGTTATTTGTTTCTTTTTTTAACTGTGTGGGTTTGGTTGTCTTTCAGATGTTAACACATCGTCTTTTCCCTCAAGCAAAATACTCTATTTGGGTAGACTCCAAGTCCCAATTTAGGAGGGACCCACTAGGTGTGTTGGAAGCACTCCTCTGGCGCACAAATTCTATACTTGCCATATCAGAACACGGAGCTCGCAGCAGTCTCTATGATGAGGCTAAGGCTGTTGTCAAGAAAAACAAAGCCAAGCCGGAGGAAGTTGAAGTGCAACTGAATCAATACAAAAAAGATGGCTTGCCTGGAGATAAAAGGTTTAATGGAAAGAAAGGTATAAATTGATTACATTTTCATCAGCTAACAGTGATTATAACACATTGTCTTCTTTTCTTCATAACTGAAAATTTTCTGATCTGTTTTATCCAAGATTTGCTGTCATCTTTTGATTTATTTTTGTCTTTAGCAATATGTATGTCGATAGATACCAATCCTGTCATTGAGTCTGTTACCAAACATTGACTTTCATGGATTGGACTTTTTCTTTACCACTGCACCAATATTTTATAATGTTcaatcaaacttgtttttgcaGCTCTATGTGAAGCCTCTGTTATCGTGAGGAAGCTCACACCGCTATCTAATTTGTTGATGTGCGTCTGGTTTAATGAGGTGGTTCGCTTCACTTCCAGGGATCAGCTCAGCTTCCCATATGTTCTGTGGAGGTTGAAGGCATTCAAAAACATCAATACCTTCCCTGTCTGCACTCGCAAGGATCTGGTCAATAGCATGGGCCATATCCGCAAGGCAAAACCACTGCAAAAATGATTTAGTTAAATTGGTCGAACCATTGAAGCGATGCCTACCTGTAGTTATCAACTCATTCCATATTTCATTTTTTCATTAGCCAATTAGCCAATTCAAGTCAGGTATATGTGTTGTTTTTCTAGCCCCTCTCTCTCCCTCCCTCATTCTTCTCGTAAACAGTATAGGCTATAGTTTGTATTTATTGATTACTATGAGCTTTATGATTAGGTTATTCTAGAAAAGTTGTAGTTGATGGAAAGAAAAATCATACAAACAAGAGATTTTGCTTTGGACTTTGTTTCCAGACACGATTTTCTATCACCAATATTTTTCAAGTGAAAATAAATCTGTAATTTATTGTTGTTAAAATAAGTTCCCCTTGCCAGACATAGTAGCATTTTTGAAGTGGGGTCTGATGGCAAGGGTAATGATCAAAGTTAAACAGACAAGACAATGAAACACTGTCCCCAGCAGAACTACAAATCATTGATGCAATAGATGCTACACTGTGAAATGAAGTCCTTAATAGTCCTGAGATAGAAACCTTGCTTTATGAAGGGGGAACCCTTTTAAAGTTGGTTAATTTTTATTGAGGAAATGACTTTAGGATTAAGTTCTAGCTGGATGCTTATTTAGTTTCCAATTATCATTTTTTCGAAATATTTAGTCTTCAATTTTTTATATTTAGCTTGACTAGTCCTGAAAAAGATATACATAAGGAAAGGGGCCTTTCTAATGATGGGTAATTTTTATTATGGAAAATGCTATTTTCAATCTTATGGGTGCTCGCACACCATTGTGAAAAGTCAGACATATCTCTGAAGAAGTATTTCTGAACGCACATTTTTCACACACACCTTAGATGAATTTGTTGAGAAACTCTtattttgttaaaaaaaattgGTCTGAAGATGCATCTTTGTATACATAAAGGTTTAATTTGGAACTGCATCTCTGTGACGTAACTTAGTTCAATTTTAAGTGAGATTTTTGGAGATGCGTCTCTGGAATGTGTTATCTTAGTTCAAACAAGAAACAACCAAGAACAAAGACACCATAATGTAAAAACAACATAATTTAACTTCACAATAAACAATATATAGATAAAAGTTAACGTTAACATTACATTTAATTATAACATGTTGGTTTAGGACGTTGCAACATCCTTAGAATATCTTCAGTCGATTTGCAATCGTTGTGTCCATTTCAATCGACAATTTTTTGGAGTAACGATAAAAGATACTCCATGTAACCATAAAATCATCATTCGTCTTCCGTTCAAGCATGATGAGTCGTATCTTCCATTCGTTGTCAATTGAGGATGAATGGTATTCGAGTTTGACAAGTATGTGGTTTTTTGGATATCACAAGAGAGTATTCATTTTTGTTTTTAGATCGGCGAGAAGTACGTCCTCGAAAACCCGAAATTGAAGCGAGGGATTTTACGCTATTGAAGTACATAAATGTAAGATGAGAATATGTAGTCATTCTGGTTTGTGTAAGGAAAATGAAATGATAGACCCTATTTATAGAACTTGTAGATCAATAAGGACCTTACAAACCCTTATCATATCATCACGGAGCTTTACAGAGATGCACATCCGTATAGATCTTTGTTTTGGTTTTTATAATTTAAAGGTGTGTCCGGAGATGCATATTCGAATACGCACTTTTTTTAGAAATAAGGGGAATTACGGAGATGCACATCCATAAAGTCCCCTGTATTGTTTTTTTATAAGTAAAAGGATTgttcgaagatgcatcttcgaacCCACCCAAACCACTATTCATACAAAACTTTAGTGTTATGCAATGCAGAATTTTAGAAACACTAAAATTGTCCAAAAAAATATCACCTAATTTTATAACATTATACAATGCGTTacataaaaaaaaagttatatTGTTAGATTAAAACTAAAATGCGTTAAAAGATATGTCACTACTTAAATCTATGGGTGGTTCCTTCTTTACTTTCTTTATTTGTTTCTTTTTTAATGTTGGGCAACTTGGTGAACTCTTCAATCCTTTCTAGAAAGTGATTTGACGAAGATTCAACGTCTTGTGTGAATTGTGTCGTTCACTCTGGTGATGTCTTTGGCATATGACATCCTAGTTTCAAATAAATTTGAGCAACATATTCTGTTTTGAATAACCAATTAATATACATGATGTGTCCCGATGGATTTTGAGATGGCTTACTCTGAAGTGAAAAAAATGTTTCAGAGAAATCATATCGTGTTAAATCAATACACACACTGTCATAAGCATTTGCTATAAGATGTTCCATTTTCGGGAAGCACATTTATTTGTCAAACAGATTCGGACCACTAAGACAAGGAACAAGAGGATTGAGAATCGTATCAAAATTTGCTTTGTTCCCTCATAGCTTTGTGTATGATTCCATTTGCATCATCATCTCTTGTATAAGATGATGACTGACAAATTTGTAATCCTCCTCTCATTTATCGAGCAAACCTAAAATAACTTTAAAATCATAGTTGTTGTCACTTTCAACATTTACAATTAGGTTgatgtatttgtgcataaaaaaTAATATTTCTTCAATGTGTTTGATTTTTGGTAATGGCAGTGGATGAGATGGTTTGCTAATGTGAGCACCCTTGAAAACACATTTTTGGGATTGTGGAGTCGGAGAATCTGGAAAACTTGAGTCAACATGTTCAAAGTATGAAGGGTATCGTTTTGTGGAGTTGTCACTTTCTATCGGTTTGACCTTTTTAGGGGCAtctttgttttaattggtttcAATGATGGTTTCGAATCTGTTGTTTCTGGATATGGAATCTTCCTAAATTGATCTTTAATGTGCAATTTCATGATGTCATCATCTTTTATGAATCTCTCTTGGATCACTTCCCCCTCGGTCATGATAGATATATTCGATTTGTCATCCTTCAtcacaccatcatcatcaaaACGAAGTATTTTCCCGTGACTGCAAACTTCATTCATACGTATTGATTTTTCAAGCTTCATCTTCTTTGAAATTAAACATGCTCATGGAAGACCGTACATTTTCCGTAGTGTACATCCACACTTTGACCAAAAGATGTATGTATCTCATTATGTTGGTTTCAAAACATTTGGTTCACAGCGTCTCAAACTCGATAAAAATCACCTTTAGTGTTACTCAACTAATTCTTCAGTCTAGCATGTGTATATTCAATTGTGTTTGTTGTTGTATTGCCAAAGTGTCAGACCTGATCGGTCCAGACTCAAACAATTTTCTCTTTAACCTGATCCAAAATAGTGTCATCAATATATTTCAGCAAATCTGAATATCTCGAACATACACTCCTTAAATGTATTACAAATTTGGCATATAATTATTTCGTGGAAGAATTTACTATATCATTTCATGCATCCATGATATTTTTCACCTCCACACCAGGTTTGACCATTTTTCCATCTTCTAATATGATTTCTTTTGTGCCAACCGTAAGTTTTACTCGACTTCCTATATTTTTTATAATGTGATACTTACAAAGTAATATGGATAATATAGGAAACACCGTTGCAACCAAATTCATCAATGCAGTATCGCGATCACTGATTATTACCTACAACACATTTTCTATCTCCTCTAACATAGTCTTACACATTTTCAAAGCTTATGTAACATTATCCTTATTTTCGGATTCCAAAAATACAAAACCGATTGAATAAGTCATCTTTGTAGAAGTAACATCAACAATTTCCAAGAGTGGTAGTTtatacttgtttgttttgtatgttGAATCAATTATGAGCACAAAGGAAAAATTGTTGAACAACTTGATGGAATCGGGATGACTCCAAAATATATCTTGAACGGTGACTTTGTCCTCACAAACTATGTACCTTGAAACATAGTCGTCATCTTCCAAAAGCTTCAACAGTTGTTGCATCTTATATCTTGGTCCTCTCACCGCCTTGTTGTCTCGAGCTTTTTATATTTGCTTGATATTTGAAATATTACCTGCAATTCAAGCTTTTTTTGCTCCTTTTGATGTGATGAAATACAATAATGATGTTTTGATATTAAAAAATTAATTGAGAATGAGAGAAATTTTTTAAGGGTTTTGAAAATGGAGGATATTTTTAGCATGAAGAAGATCATGCAAGGTggtattttatttaattttttgCTTGATATTTTTGAATATGCATCTCCAAAAATATCACGGAGTCATTAATTTTATCAGTTCATTGAATTAAAACACCACAATTGAATATGGAGGTATTTAGGATATCCATCTTTGGATACACCCAAATAATATACAGAGATGAATATCTagacaattttttttttcaatttgGGGTGGATCTCAAAAAAATAAAGGCTGATGTGATTTTTAGATGCGCCCGAAGATATATTTCTAGAAATATGAAGGGTATTTTCGAATTTTAAGAGGTGTGGTATACACACGTAAGAATGGAAAGGgtattttcttttttattattagAAGTTATGTCGTACGAGGAGTAGTGAGCCTATTTATTTGGACTTTGAGATTATTTATTTTAGCACCCCCATATTTATGTTGCACCCATTTGTCTTATAGTTGTTTTTTTACTTTTATTAATTGTGTAATTATCTAATTACATATGTAGTAAATTGATGTTTTTTAAACTTGAATATTTAAATAATCAAAATACTCTATAATATAGAATAAAATCACTTTCAAATTAATCaatttcaaaaatctttttctcaataaaaATTCGGCTTAGAATGATGATCGAATGAACATCCATTTTATTTAGACTAATCAAACGTCAAGTGCGCACATTGTCAATGTTGATTATTTGTCTTCCGTTTAAAAGTTATTAATAAAAGATTTGGATTAAAATGATGATCAGATTAACACATGTTTCGTCTAGAATAATTGGACGCAAAATGGAGACCTTGTTTTGGCCGTGTACGTGGATTGATTTGGATTGAGTTTTGTCGAACACAATACACAATCTACATAGGACACTCCAGTTTGGGTTGTGTAAAATAACCACACGTTGCATCAATGAGTTGGTTTGGACAAATCCACTAATTTTTGGATTGAGTTGGGTTGGGTAGTAGGTTGTCCAAAtaaattttctttttttattagTATTAAATGACAAAATGGTGAGTCATCATATTGTTTCATAAAAATTACTCAGTATTTATATACTTTTTAAATGATTAGATAATCTATTTTTACTATCTTTTAGcatcataaaataataaatgCTATTATCAATTAATAAAATTATCATAAAATACTGGCAACAAATTAAAGTTGCATTATATAAAATTGTATTAGCATCAAAATAATTAAAGTATCTAACGTTTAAAATTAGTTAAAGTCATGTTTCACTAAAATAGTAAAATTTAAGAGATTAAAAATGCAAAAACTAAGATAGTATTCATAAAGATcattaaaattataataataaatgttTGACTAATGGGTTAATGGATTTTTTGGATTTGAATCCGGTTTTACTCGAAACCCGGTTTTTTAAATGAGTTCTTTAGTTTTTAAACTCATATCTACTCAATTATCCAATCCAACCCacttttttggattttttttggGTGGGTTTGACCGGGTTTTGTGGGTTGACTCAACCCATGTACACCGCTATCTTGTTTAAGTCCAATAATTCGTCTTCCACGAAAATTTTCTAAATTCAAAACTTGGATGCAAAAGGAAGATTGGATGCACATATGTGTTATCCTAGAATAATCAGACGCAGAGTGTACACTTTGTTTAAGATTTGTTATTCACCCCCCTTAAAATCAATTCCAACTCATCAAACCTATTTTTTTCGCACCCGTCTTAGCGCGATCAATTGAAAACcttttaaaattaaaatcaaccaataaacAATCATTTTTTATAAAGAACTACATAAGTTTGAATTTCTCATCACacctgaggatacgtaggagcgaaATACAATATCTCATCAAGCACtttaatataaaattaatttgtagtcttttttataaatatttttaataagaagaagaaaactTAAACATTTTAAGCTATCACATTTCCAAAACTAATtaaatggttctcgttgagtacaataGATGTTACGGGTGCTCATATCTTCCCTACGCATTTttgcatctcgaaaaatacgatcaTTCACGATAGTCGCAGAAAAAGAATTCGAACAGagtctccatcgaactttatttattctaaagaagaaataggaaaatatcgataaaaacTTTTTAAAAAATGGTCGTCACAACAAATTtcagggttcaggagtcgattacgcaagggaaaTGTATTAACATACatcacgttcgttgtactcaaaTGAAACATTTTAGTTAAACTTGTGATTGAATGTTgacttatgttaattgttttctttgAGTTGTAAAACTgtaaaaaggaaaagaaaaggggtcgcaaaaatgtttttattagggtgttttACAAGATTGTGAGTCATACTTCTACGTATCCTCTGTAAAATGAAGAATTCAAAGCGACATAGTTTTGGGCAAGACAAAAgaatatttttggtattttttattATAGTGTTTGGCGAGACGTGAATCTCGCTCCTACATATCTCCAGGTGCAATGAAGAACTCAAACTATGTAATTTTTGGTAACCAAAAGTGTTGGTTGATATGTTTTAAGGGACAAATGTTTAGGTTAGATTCTAACGGTTAAATATTGGCTTGTTTGCTCACGGATAGAAGACTTAGTGTTTATTTGTTTTGCGGTACAAGGGATCATGTTTGTTCGCGTTCTAGCAGTTTAAACATTT is a window of Lathyrus oleraceus cultivar Zhongwan6 chromosome 6, CAAS_Psat_ZW6_1.0, whole genome shotgun sequence DNA encoding:
- the LOC127091250 gene encoding probable hexosyltransferase MUCI70; this encodes MFLNNTTNNHHTVSISDDETDELGRMRVRARRKRKKLGNRRLIRKLLVKYWMLLIIIPAAFLLFYETTRIGLRPSASNNIATTSGNQDDDRSSPTLIEEIRVKTNLNRLDPTTHVVAGVRERCLKLLPSEKLEQLEIPVEEESSLPIREILYISGNDASFVGGNATLSQLRAEDIRFNLFTGNQTFEERDRSFEVKETTTVHCGFYSMDGGFRISDEDKSFMQGCKVVVSTCAFGGGDDLYQPIGMSQASLKKVCYVAFWDEITLKAQELVGRRVGDNGFIGKWRVVVVQDLPFSDQRLNGKIPKMLTHRLFPQAKYSIWVDSKSQFRRDPLGVLEALLWRTNSILAISEHGARSSLYDEAKAVVKKNKAKPEEVEVQLNQYKKDGLPGDKRFNGKKALCEASVIVRKLTPLSNLLMCVWFNEVVRFTSRDQLSFPYVLWRLKAFKNINTFPVCTRKDLVNSMGHIRKAKPLQK